The Malus sylvestris chromosome 3, drMalSylv7.2, whole genome shotgun sequence genomic sequence CCCAAAAGAGTAAATGGACCCTTGGAGGCTATACATGTCTCATCCATATCTTGTGGGCCCTGGCACACAGCAGTTGTAACATCCGCTGGGCAGTTGTTTACTTTTGGTGATGGCACATTTGGTGTTCTGGGCCATGGTGATCGGAAAAGTGTTTCAATTCCCAGGGAAGTAGAATCCCTAAAGGGCCTTCGCACTGTACAAGCAGCTTGTGGCGTTTGGCATACTGCTGCAGTTGTAGAAGTCATGGTTGGGAATTCAAGTGCCAGCAACTGTTCATTGGGAAAGCTGTTCACTTGGGGAGATGGTGATAACGGTAGGCTTGGGCATGGTGACAAGGAAGCAAAACTTGTGCCTACCTGTGTTGCCGCTCTTGTTGAACCCAATTTTTGTCGAGTTGCTTGTGGACATAGTATGACAGTTGCTCTTACAACATCTGGTCATGTCTACACAATGGGAAGTCCTGTTTATGGCCAGTTAGGAAATCCTCAAGCTGATGGAAAGCTCCCCACTCGAGTTGAGGGAAAGCTCTCCAAAAGTTATGTGGAAGAGATTGCTTGTGGTACCTATCATGTTGCAGTTTTAACTTCAAGACCTGAAGTGTATACTTGGGGAAAAGGAGCAAATGGTCGTTTAGGTCATGGGAATATAGATGACCGGAACTCCCCAACATTAGTTGAAGCTCTGAAAGATAAGCAAGTCCAGAGTATTGCTTGCGGTGCTAATTTTACTGCAGTTATTTGCCTTCATAAATGGGTTTCAGGAGTTGATCAGTCAATGTGTTCGGGTTGCCGGCttccttttaattttaaaagaaaacgcCATAATTGTTATAATTGTGGGCTTGTTTTTTGTCATTCTTGCAGCAGTAAGAAATCCCTCAAGGTTTCCATGGCCCCAAATCCCAGCAAACCTTATCGTGTCTGTgataattgttttaataaactGAGAAAAGCTGCTGAAACTGGCACTTCATCCCAGACCTCTGTAAGCAGAAGAGGAAGTATCAATCAGGGGTCAAATGAGCTTATTGATAAAGATGATAAGTTGGACTCCAGATCTCGGGTGCAACTTGCCAGGTTTTCTTCAATGGAATCTCTGAAGCATGTGGAAACCCgttcatcaaagaaaaataagaaactagAATTTAACAGCAGTCGAGTGTCACCTGTTCCAAATGGAGGCTCACAGTGGGGAGCTCTTAATATTTCTAAAACTTTTAATCCAGTGTTTGGGTCATCCAAGAAGTTTTTCTCAGCTTCTGTTCCTGGATCAAGAATCATTTCTCGAGCTACATCCCCAATTTCAAGGCGCCCCAGCCCACCTCGTTCTACAACACCAACTCCAACTTTGGGAGGACTCACATCGCCAAAGATTGTTGTAGATGATGCTAAAAGGACAAATGAAAGCCTTAGCCAGGAGGTTATCAAACTAAGATCACAGGTATCCActacttatatttttatttttcaactaGTATAGGTGCACGGCTCTCTCGCAAGTCAGCTGCTAGTGGAAAATTTACTTGATATCTTTTTCTCCTTTCACCAAttttatttcatgaaattaAGTATGGGAGAACTAATAAAAAGTCCCTTACCGAAccctttgtttattttttaattttttaattcaaagCCCTCTTAAAGTGTGACTCCTTATTTGTTTTTCAACTAGTATAGGCGCACGGCTCTCTTGCAAGTCAGCTACTAGTGGAAAATTGACTTTACTTGATGTCTTTTTCTCCATTCACCAATtttaatttcatgaaattaAGTATGGAGAACTAATAAAAAGTCCCTTaccaaacccttttttttttttaaattcaaagccCTCTTAAAGTGTGACTCCTTATTTGTGTAGTGACGGAAATTAAACCCCTACAACTTATTTTAATTGTGGAGTTTTGAAGAGTATCCTGATTTGTGATAATTTAACTATTGGTGAGAATTTATAAGAAATCACAAGTAtgattctttttttaatttaggaTAGGAATTATACACAATGGAATGGTAGAAATCAAAATCCCTCTCCCCTCCAACAAAAGAAATGATCTTTCAACACGAACATTAAATATTCCTTTTGGTCAAATTATTGccaaattaaaattcaattacCGAGTATTTCAAATGAATGGAGGAAACAAGCGATAATTTTTTGGGCAGAATTGATCAACAGAGTTGAAGATGAATATTCTCAAAGGAATGGCAGACAATGATGcatgagttttcatgtttaGCTGAGCAATTAACAATAAGAAATGTAGCAAAGAGTGAATAAAGAGAGAGCAAAAGAAAGAAATCAACTGGTGAAAAAGAACTGTTTTCAGggataattaaaaagaaacgtACCAAGAAAGAAAATAACATGATTGTTTCAATTTATTATTCTATTTCTACTTTCAGAAATATGACTtttaatagataattgattTTATGAATCTACTTTGTCCGAAGGAGTGTTAGGAGTGTTGTTGGCTGTCCATTCCCTTCAAATTTACTTTCCAATACCCAACTATTCATATTAGACTTGTTCAGTTTTCTCTTTGAGCGTTTTGTCTGACTAGTATTATCTTTCAGGTTGAAAGTCTTACTCGGAAAGCCCAACTACAAGAAGTTGAGCTGGAAAGAACAACTAAACAGCTGAAGGAAGCAATAGCAATTGCAGATGCGGAGACTGCAAAACGCAAAGTAGCAAAGGAAGTGATCCAGTCACTTACTGCCCAAGTAAGAATACGATGGATGTTTATGTGCTTTGGTATAATACTTCATTGTTATTTTCTAACCATTGTCTCAAATGTAATTTGTTAGTTGGGGATTATATTGTTCTTTATGTTGTAAGGTTTGCTATCTTTTGAAAATGTAACTAAATGTACTTAAGGGTTCTTTTTCACCAGAAACAGTGAAGAAATGGCTTCTCAGATTGATTCTGGTTGTCATTTGACATGTGGCGACTGCTTGCTTAGTATGTTTGTAGAGATTCTTTTCCTGTCCCACAACAAATGTGTATGACATGTTGAACCACATCGAACTGTCAACGATAATTATCTACAGTGCCATGTGCTAAAATAATTTTCCTGAGTCAGTTCTGGTGATCTATTTAAGCGGCCGGAGACAAATAAATCCTTACTGTATAGTCACTTGTGCTCTTGTAGGCCAAGTCTTGCTGATggttaattttgtgttttgtataTGTTGACCAGTTGAAGGACATGGCTGAACGGCTGCCTGTTGGAGCAGTGCGGAATATCAAATCACCCTCTCTAGCTTCTTCCTGGGGTTCTGATCCTTCCAATGAAGTTTCTATTCCTCCGATTGACCGATTGAACGGTCAAGTAACATTCCAAGAACCAGACTCCAATGGATCAAACAGCCAATTGCTTTCCAATGGGTCCAACACCACCAGTAACCGCAGTTCAAGTCACAACAAACAAGGACATCTAGATGTAGCAACCAGAAATGGgaacaaaattaaagaaaacgAATCTCATCATGAAACTGAATGGGTTGAGCAAGATGAGCCTGGTGTATACATCACACTTACTTCCCTACCAGGAGGTGCCAAGGATATCAAGCGAGTTCGTTTCAGGTATACTGTACTTGCCTACATAACGGGGGGTGTGTTTTTCCCTTTCCGATAAAagtgtgtatatgtatatatatagtataatgTTCTCTTTCCGAACTCTAGACTGTTTTCAGGCAAGAATCTACCTAATAAGTGGGTTGGATTCATAGATTGCTTATGTTGGTACGGTATCTGTGagagaataatatatatatatatatatatatatatatagagagagagagagagagagggagagagagagtgagaattTTATATGCACTATAGAAGTTTAACGTATCATTAGTATACTCTAGAAGTTTAACATATCATTAGTATACTCATACTGTATTCCCAATTTATATCATTGTTGAATGCAGTCGGAAGCGATTTAGTGAGAAACAAGCAGAACAGTGGTGGGCAGAGAACCGAGCAAGAGTATATGAACAATACAATGTGCGGATGGTAGACAAGTCTAGTGTAGGCATTGGGAGCGAGGACTTGGCTCGCTGACATGTGGGAGAGCAGTCATCTGTAAATGGGATTGATATTTTTTTCAGGTTCAAGCTTGGGTTACGAAGGTCTAATTCGTTAATTAGCGTTGGCTTTTATTCTCATAAAGGTTTGAAGAAGCAAAGGTTTGGTATAGGAGGGAGATTTTATATGGGTTTGATtgcgtttttaattttttccatttttctctaattttgttGTATTCCAATTTTTCCCTATGTTCCTTGTGTGGGGGTTTGAGGGTGAGAAATGTAAATTCCTAAATGTGTTTACGCAATGGTTCATAAATGTGTTTACGCTGTGTATGTTCGAGGCATCGCCTACGCTAACATGCGCGCATTGTACATGATATAACCTTCTCTACGCTGCCATATGATGTGAAGTGAATACTGtaatttcttcttattttcaAGATGGCCAAGCTCACAGGGCAATAGACTTGTATGAAAAGACGAGGAACACTGGATTTATGCCTAATTCAGTAACGCTTACAACTGTTATTTCATCGTGTGCATGACTTTGAGATTGAGGGAGAGGTATGAAGATTCACAAGGAGTTGATAAAAAATCGATTGGTTAAGGATTCCTTCCTTTGTTATGCTCTTGTCGATATGTGTGGAAAATGGTGTTTAAGATGAGTGGCCAACGATTGTCTTCAAATATATTTTGCGCTTTCCTGTAGAAATGACACGCGAGGACTAGACGGGATGGAGAAAAGAAGTTTACTCCTCGAGACATCTTTTGGGAAGCCTAAAACACTGGACACTTTAGAAGAAATAGAAGCCCTCGAGGGATAAAAACGTTGTTTGTTTACCACAAACCTTGCTCTTTGTAGGTAGGGCTGCACATATCAAATGGTTTTGTCAGAGGAACTTTGAACAATTCAGTACGTTATTTGAACAATAAAGTGCTTTGATGCAAATGTTCCGATCATAATATAAACCATGTGCGTTTCACTCTTTCTTCGTATATTCTGTTTTGCTGAATTGCACATCTTGGTTTTAGGCTCTTTTTGTTTCTGTAATAACATATTAGATTTCCACACTGATCAaaccaaacattttcaaaaagtTGAGTACATTTGGTTGCACGAAGACCCTTATACATTTCTTCACAGCAAACACAACCCATATATAGAGAAAAACCTAAAGCTAGATTGAACATGTGGTACACTTACAATATTGACAAGAGAAGCCAAACCTAAAGTATAGACTTCACAAATCCGTCTAGCCGCCCTGGGCGCTAGGTCCCAGTCGCCGCCCAACTAGCGTCTAGCGTATTTTAgaatttttatagaaataaagtGTTACTTGGTAGATTTGAACCCCAATCTCATAATTGTCTATAGGTTACGTGGTTACGAGGGCAATGATTTTTTGGTCCAATGGCAATGGGCATTATATGACCTTTTGTACTTGTTTGGGGGAAGAGGAAGCTTTCTTGTGGCGTTGAATAGGAAGAAGAGAGTTTCACGTTAATTAGTTcaaaaatagggtttaattttaaaaataatttattaaagaaaattcattttattttattgaatttcgATAAACTTCAACAATACATAAAATACGTTGACAAGAATTAAAGATACTAATATTAATGACATGTTAAGTTACTATGATGGAAGTATGTAAGTATATATTTACATTATAGAGTGGGAGATTTGAGCTAAGGTAGCATTCtacttacatatatataaaaaagagAATCCACTAAATCGTAATGTTAAGCGTTGGCGGGTTCCTGTTTTATACATGGGAAGATGTGTTTTTGTAATAGTGTCATCAAGTTTAGTTGGTAGAGAGGTACAAGGCccatcttttccttttctcgTCTTTGAGGGTTAAGATTACCATTATTTAttctaatataaaataaaagtttatCATTTTGTTTAGTAATCCGTTGTCGTCCAGCGGTTAGGATATCTGGCTTTCACCCAGGAGACCCGGGTTCGATTCCCGGCAACGGaactttttttaaattttaattttattaaaatgattTGTACtctgaaataaataaaaataggtTGGGTGTTTTAAGTTTGATAATCAGAAAGACAAGAACATAATGACGGACGGACGGACggcaaaagcccaaaaccctgCTCTCTGCTTCTGAGTCTGCCTCAAGCAATTGGTGCCCCACTCCTCTTCCCCTAATTATTTCCTCACCAAATCAATACCCTACCCACTTCCTTCTCTGCATATCAATTTTCATTCATCCAACATCGCACAGAATCCGCACAACCATTGACACAGGGATTCACAGATGGTAAGGAAAACAGCTGCTTGACTCGCGTTGCCACCGGCGCCGTAATTGGCGGAGCTATCGGCGGTGCCGTCGGTATTTCTCCATAACCCACTTTTCATATTTGCTTCAAGACCCTTGTTTTTGTTCTACTTTTCGCTTTCTTCCCTACCTTATCTTGGCTTTGTTGTGGAATCATCCTTTGATGTTCTTATTTCATCTCTTCGATTATTCTTCCATCTTTTAAATGCTTCttgttcggtttggtttgacGGGCATATGCGGAAGTAAAAGgggttttgttttgggtattcTAATTTTTGTTGCAGCTTGTAAATTGCGAGCTTATAAAagacgttaggcgctagtcagTCAATCGGTGGGCTGGAGCTTAGCAGCTAAGCGGACTAGCCggattaagtaaatttattatatattaatgtaaataagtgtccacttaaaaaatacataattgcatTGAGAtgcataaattgcaaaatagaatgacatatagattataaagtattagaacggaatgaaaacatgggaaacaaacatataatgtgtgttcatctaGGTAATCAACAATTCTCTTATAATTTATAGAAtacaataaaatgaaaaataaagttatttattttctgccAAAGTGAGTCTGGATTTAGGCGGGTGTCTAAGCAAGTCTAGGcgccttttcttaatttttaaacgtCTAAGAATTAATCGAAGCGCTGGTCAGCCGCCTAGCACCTAGGTAGGGCCTAGGCGGTGCTAggtggggatttttagaacagtggtaAATTGGGGTTTCTTTCTATCactttttgggggttttcagTAAATAGGTTGACTTGAATTATGTGCACATTCTTAGTGTTGAAAGATACCATAGCTCAATTTATGTTGCCAAGTTTCTGTGTCGTCCTGGTGCATATGTAaggactttgtttttgtgttttatgTTGAGCTTGTGCTTTGAATTAGAAGATAATTTTCGGGACAAGTTATTGTCCCTCAGCGGGGATCAGGAAGAATTTTAGGCTCAAGATTCTTTATACCTCATTATCCTTTGCTAAGTGAAACACAAAATATGCGTAGAGAgagaggtaaaaaaaaaaaaaaaaaaggaaagggcAACCCCAACGTGTAATATTAGCAAACTTTAGCCGGCCTGAAATTGTCAAAAGCTGATTACCTAtgtcccttttttatttttaacaaatctCTCATGAATCCTTCACTTGTTACCGAAAGAATATGTCTTTCTCGTTCTCTCATGTTACTCTCCAAGACTGTTTTGTTATCTGTTGCTAATAGTATACGCCTTTCTTACCGTCTAGTTGAGTTGAGGGACATCTTGACCAACTCTTTTCCAGACAGTATTTACACAGCTAACCCTGAAATTGTGTGAAAAGACAGTATATAGCGAGGGACAAAAGTCAGGTATTGTTTGGGGTGCGGATAACTTTAAAATCAAAGAGAAAAATTTGTGATTGGAGTCTGTCAAGTCAGTGAAATAACCAGTTGAAAAACAACCATTCTCAACTTTTCGAActgaatgaaaacaaaaaatatacatTTCTTCAACTAGACATTGCACAATGACTATCATTTTGCTTTATCTTTAAACAAGCGTCGTTTGCAGGACTGTTTTACCTTGAGAGTTTTCTGGATTATTAATCTTGGAAGATCGTTTttcatatttatattattttgccTCTAGCAGAATTCATAGAGCATTTCGTCCTTGATTAAATGGAAACCAGGGTGGAATTGATAAACTGAATAATATTTGTAAGCTATGTTGAGAAAAATGGGTTGACTCACGTTTTTGTATAACTATGTTTCGGGTTCATGATTTAAAAGTTTGATTGAGGTGTTTTGCACTgttttatttaatcatatttcTATGTTCAGGTGCAGAGTTTGGTACATATGAGGCTCAATGGTTTAATGCTGTAAGGTTTAAGGAACATCGTGGGCTGAACTTCAACTTGTGAGTTTTCGGTCAAAACAATATTCTTCTACACTCTCATCACTTTTTCTCTACTACACCTTGAATGGACACCACAAAACTATTGTGTCTCTTAAGAATGTGTATTAGTTCCAAGTTGCTGAAGCAAGGCAAGCTCGTCCACCAAAAGATTTTCACTCTAGGCTTACAGAATGACCCTGCTCTTTGCAAAAACCTGATAGACTTTTACTTCTCTTGCCATTTTTATGACTCTGCAAAGCTTGTTTTCCAATCCATTGAAAACCCATCCAGTATTTCCCTGTGGAATGGCCTCATGACAGCTTATACCAAGAACTTCATGTTCAACGAAGCTCTTGACCTCTTTGGCAGTTTGCTGCGCTACCCTTATCTTTGTCCTGATAGTTACACTTATCCAAGTGTCCTTAAGGGCTGTGGTGCATTGGGTGAAGTTAGTTTGGGAAAAATGATCCATAACCATTTGATAAAGATTGGTTTCGTATCAGATATTGTTGTTGCCAGCTCTCTTGTGTGCATGTATGCTAAATGCAACATTTTTGAGTGTGCTATACGactgtttgatgaaatgcccGAGAGAGATGTGGCATGTTGGAATGCTGTAATTTCTTGTTATTATCAAGATGGGCAAGCTCGTAAGGCAATAGACTTGTATGAAAAGATGAGGAATTCTGGATTTATGCCCAATTCAGTAACCCTTACAACTGTTATTTCATCGTGTGCAAGAATTTCAGATTTAGAGAGAGGTATGGAGATTCACAAGGAGTTAATAAAAAGTCGCTTGGTTTTGGATTCCTTTGTTTGTTCTGCTCTTGTGGATATGTATGGAAAATGCGGATGTTTAGATATGGCAAAACAGGTTTTTGAGCAAATCCCAATAAAGAATGTAATTTCTTGGAATTCTATGATCACAGCATACAGTGTATCAGGTGACAGTAGATCCTGTATCCAACTTTTTAGAAGGATGAATGATGAAGGAACGATTCCCACGTTAACTACTTTTAGTAGCATACTGTTGGCCTGTTCAAGGTCAGCCCAACTACAGCACGGAAAATTCACACATGCGTTTATTATAAGAAACATTATTGAGGCTGATATCTACATTTACAGCTCGCTCCTAGATCTCTACTTCAAGTGTGGAAGTGTCTCATCAGCTAAAATTGTCTTTGAAAAGATGCCGAAGACAAACGCAGCTTCTTGGAATGTTATGATTTCTGGATATGTGAAAGTGGGTGATTATTTTGGGGCTCTGGCCATGTATGATGACATGAAAGTAGCTGGTGTAAGGCCAAATGCCATCACAGTAACTAGTATCTTATCAGCTTGTTCGCAACTTGCAGCACTGGAAAAGGGTAAGGAGATTCACAGAACTCTCATTGATAGTGAGTTGGAAACCAACGAAATAGTGATGGGGGCTCTCCTTGATATGTATGCTAAATGTGGTGTGGTGGATGAAGCACTTGATGTTTTTAATAGATTACCAGATAGAGATCTTGTGTCATGGACCTCCATGATCACTGCATACGGAGCTCATGGTCAAGCTTTAGAAGCTTTAAAGCTTTTTGGTGAAATGCAGCAGTCCTATGCAAAGCCTGATGGAGTTACTCTTCTTGCGGTTCTATCTGCTTGTAGCCACGTGGGGCTAGTTGACGAAGGTTGTCACTATTTCAGTCAGATGATCACTGATTATGGAATTAAACCTAGAGTAGAACACTACTCTTGTTTGATGGATCTTCTTGGACGTGCTGGAAGATTGGATGGAGCATATCAAATTTTGCAAAGAACTCCGGAAATTAGGGAGGATGTTGACTTGTTAAGCACACTATTTTCTGCTTGTCGTTTGCACAAGGATCTAGATTTGGGTGTGAAAATCGCAGGGTTGTTAATGGAGAAGAATCCCGATGATCCTTCAACTTATATTATGTTATCAAATATTTATGCTTCTGTAAAGAAATGGGATGAAGTGCGGAAGGTGAGATTAAAGATGAAAGAATTAGGATTAAGGAAAAATCCGGGCTGTAGCTGGATTGAGATTAACAAGAGGATCCAGCCTTTCTTTGTTGAAGACAAGTCCCACTCACAATCAGAAATGGTATATGAATGTCTCGCAAGTCTTGCCAGTCACATGGAGAGAGATGAGTTGTTTCCAAATAGAGCAGCAGATATATGATATACTATAGAGAAAGCAATCTGTATATTCTTGCTGGAGAACTTAAGACACATATTGAGAATCCCTGGTATAGGATTCATGGAACTTCATGTTCCTTCAGACGCAAGGAGATGTAGTATGGAACTTTGCTTCTGATTTATTGTCAGATTTGGTACTTTGGTCTAAGTCAAAGGTGGGGGGTGAAACTATTGATAATGACACTGCTGGAAAGGAATGTGATAGGGGTTTAAGATGAGTGGCCAACGATTTTCAAATATATTTTGCACCTTCGTGCAGAAATGATAGAGGAATGTATAACAAATCTTGTCCTGTATTTGAAGAAGTTGGAATCATGCGAGGACTTGGACGGAATGGAGAAAAGAAATTCACTCCCTTAGACATCTTCTGGGAAGCCTAAAACACTGGACACTTTAGATGAATATGAAGCCCTCGAGGGTTAAAAATGTTGTTCGTTTACCACAAAGCTTAAATCGGGCAGGTATGCCACGCAAGTTTTTGTTATGATAAATTCTTTGTAGGTAGGGTTGTGCATATCAAATGATTATGTCATAGAAACTTGACTAATTGTTATCAACTTTGAACAATACAATACGTTATTTGAACAATAAAGTGCTTTGATGCAAATGTTCCGGTCATAATATAATCCATGTGTGTTTCACTCTTTCTTCATATGTTCTGTTTTGCTCAATTGCTTATCTTGGTTTTGTGCTCTTTTTGTTTCCGTAATGACATAATAGATTTCTACACTGTTCAAACTAAACATCTTCAAAAACTTGAGTACATTAGGCTGCAAGAAGACCCTTATACAAGAATGAATTTGGAAGAAGCACCAAACACAAATTTTATGCTTCTGCAATTTTCTACTTTCCTTTTTGAGGGAAGCATAAAACTCCTTCGAGAGTGTAGCCCAATAACCCAAAAAATGAGCACGAAGTGCTCAGTCCAAGGGTTAGCTGATTTGTTAAGGGGTTTTGCCTCTTGATTAGTGATGATCTAGCGTTTATGGTTACTTTCGTGGTCACCTAATTAGTATTTTCTccagtttttatttaattgtacGATCTAGGGTATAGAGTATAATTCCTGCATCTTAATTTTTACAATATAGGATTAGGCGTATACTTacttgtggtgtaaggtggatgGAGGCACAATGGAGAAGCAATGGTGGCAGTGCAGCTTGTTTTGGTCTTTTCATAGTTGCTCGTAGCTTGATACATCGTCGGAAGTCTTATCAAGCTACTTTGCCGAATTAAAATGAACAAAATTTTGTTCTGTTTACCAAGTCCTGGTTTTAactccacttagtgggaaaaggctatgttgttgttgttgttgtactaaGTCCTGGTTTTAAACATGAAGTTAGAATTCATGACGGTTCTGTTGCGCACCTTGATATGGACCATATGGTCAGGACACAATTGAAGACTTCATGTGGGCGATGACATTTATGGATCAAGCAGCCAATTTTTTTCCAATGGGTCCAACACGGATcaagatcctctcctgagcagatggagaggatcctcc encodes the following:
- the LOC126614946 gene encoding PH, RCC1 and FYVE domains-containing protein 1-like isoform X2, with protein sequence MSRTDRMGSDLSRTGPVERDIEQAITALKKGACLLKYGRRGKPKFCPFRLSNDESVLIWFSGKEEKLLKLSHVSRIISGQRTPIFQRYPRPEKEYQSFSLIYSDRSLDLICKDKDEAEVWFSGLKALISRSHHRKWRTESRSDGIPSEANSPRTYTRRSSPLNSPFGSNDSLQKDSADHLRLHSPYESPPKNGLDKALSDVILYAVPPPKGFFPSDSASASVHSVSSGGSDGVPGQMKAMAMDAFRVSLSSAVSSSSQGSGHDDGDALGDVFMWGEGIGDGVVGGGSHRVGSCFGAKMDSLLPKALESKVVLDVQNIACGGRHAALVTKQGEIFSWGEESGGRLGHGVDVDVLQPKLIDALSNINIELVACGEYHTCAVTLSGDLYTWGDGTYNFGLLGHGNEVSHWVPKRVNGPLEAIHVSSISCGPWHTAVVTSAGQLFTFGDGTFGVLGHGDRKSVSIPREVESLKGLRTVQAACGVWHTAAVVEVMVGNSSASNCSLGKLFTWGDGDNGRLGHGDKEAKLVPTCVAALVEPNFCRVACGHSMTVALTTSGHVYTMGSPVYGQLGNPQADGKLPTRVEGKLSKSYVEEIACGTYHVAVLTSRPEVYTWGKGANGRLGHGNIDDRNSPTLVEALKDKQVQSIACGANFTAVICLHKWVSGVDQSMCSGCRLPFNFKRKRHNCYNCGLVFCHSCSSKKSLKVSMAPNPSKPYRVCDNCFNKLRKAAETGTSSQTSVSRRGSINQGSNELIDKDDKLDSRSRVQLARFSSMESLKHVETRSSKKNKKLEFNSSRVSPVPNGGSQWGALNISKTFNPVFGSSKKFFSASVPGSRIISRATSPISRRPSPPRSTTPTPTLGGLTSPKIVVDDAKRTNESLSQEVIKLRSQVESLTRKAQLQEVELERTTKQLKEAIAIADAETAKRKVAKEVIQSLTAQLKDMAERLPVGAVRNIKSPSLASSWGSDPSNEVSIPPIDRLNGQVTFQEPDSNGSNSQLLSNGSNTTSNRSSSHNKQGHLDVATRNGNKIKENESHHETEWVEQDEPGVYITLTSLPGGAKDIKRVRFSRKRFSEKQAEQWWAENRARVYEQYNVRMVDKSSVGIGSEDLAR
- the LOC126614946 gene encoding PH, RCC1 and FYVE domains-containing protein 1-like isoform X1; its protein translation is MSRTDRMGSDLSRTGPVERDIEQAITALKKGACLLKYGRRGKPKFCPFRLSNDESVLIWFSGKEEKLLKLSHVSRIISGQRTPIFQRYPRPEKEYQSFSLIYSDRSLDLICKDKDEAEVWFSGLKALISRSHHRKWRTESRSDGIPSEANSPRTYTRRSSPLNSPFGSNDSLQKDSADHLRLHSPYESPPKNGLDKALSDVILYAVPPPKGFFPSDSASASVHSVSSGGSDGVPGQMKAMAMDAFRVSLSSAVSSSSQGSGHDDGDALGDVFMWGEGIGDGVVGGGSHRVGSCFGAKMDSLLPKALESKVVLDVQNIACGGRHAALVTKQGEIFSWGEESGGRLGHGVDVDVLQPKLIDALSNINIELVACGEYHTCAVTLSGDLYTWGDGTYNFGLLGHGNEVSHWVPKRVNGPLEAIHVSSISCGPWHTAVVTSAGQLFTFGDGTFGVLGHGDRKSVSIPREVESLKGLRTVQAACGVWHTAAVVEVMVGNSSASNCSLGKLFTWGDGDNGRLGHGDKEAKLVPTCVAALVEPNFCRVACGHSMTVALTTSGHVYTMGSPVYGQLGNPQADGKLPTRVEGKLSKSYVEEIACGTYHVAVLTSRPEVYTWGKGANGRLGHGNIDDRNSPTLVEALKDKQVQSIACGANFTAVICLHKWVSGVDQSMCSGCRLPFNFKRKRHNCYNCGLVFCHSCSSKKSLKVSMAPNPSKPYRVCDNCFNKLRKAAETGTSSQTSVSRRGSINQGSNELIDKDDKLDSRSRVQLARFSSMESLKHVETRSSKKNKKLEFNSSRVSPVPNGGSQWGALNISKTFNPVFGSSKKFFSASVPGSRIISRATSPISRRPSPPRSTTPTPTLGGLTSPKIVVDDAKRTNESLSQEVIKLRSQVESLTRKAQLQEVELERTTKQLKEAIAIADAETAKRKVAKEVIQSLTAQLKDMAERLPVGAVRNIKSPSLASSWGSDPSNEVSIPPIDRLNGQVTFQEPDSNGSNSQLLSNGSNTTSNRSSSHNKQGHLDVATRNGNKIKENESHHETEWVEQDEPGVYITLTSLPGGAKDIKRVRFSRKRFSEKQAEQWWAENRARVYEQYNVRMVDKSSVGIGSEDLAR
- the LOC126614948 gene encoding pentatricopeptide repeat-containing protein At5g27110, whose translation is MDTTKLLCLLRMCISSKLLKQGKLVHQKIFTLGLQNDPALCKNLIDFYFSCHFYDSAKLVFQSIENPSSISLWNGLMTAYTKNFMFNEALDLFGSLLRYPYLCPDSYTYPSVLKGCGALGEVSLGKMIHNHLIKIGFVSDIVVASSLVCMYAKCNIFECAIRLFDEMPERDVACWNAVISCYYQDGQARKAIDLYEKMRNSGFMPNSVTLTTVISSCARISDLERGMEIHKELIKSRLVLDSFVCSALVDMYGKCGCLDMAKQVFEQIPIKNVISWNSMITAYSVSGDSRSCIQLFRRMNDEGTIPTLTTFSSILLACSRSAQLQHGKFTHAFIIRNIIEADIYIYSSLLDLYFKCGSVSSAKIVFEKMPKTNAASWNVMISGYVKVGDYFGALAMYDDMKVAGVRPNAITVTSILSACSQLAALEKGKEIHRTLIDSELETNEIVMGALLDMYAKCGVVDEALDVFNRLPDRDLVSWTSMITAYGAHGQALEALKLFGEMQQSYAKPDGVTLLAVLSACSHVGLVDEGCHYFSQMITDYGIKPRVEHYSCLMDLLGRAGRLDGAYQILQRTPEIREDVDLLSTLFSACRLHKDLDLGVKIAGLLMEKNPDDPSTYIMLSNIYASVKKWDEVRKVRLKMKELGLRKNPGCSWIEINKRIQPFFVEDKSHSQSEMVYECLASLASHMERDELFPNRAADI